The Rhodopseudomonas palustris genome window below encodes:
- a CDS encoding oligopeptide/dipeptide ABC transporter ATP-binding protein, translating into MSLLSVRSLVVDYKTSSGVVHAVNDVSLDIEPGETVGLVGESGCGKSTLGKAIMHLIPSTDGQIVLDGQNITSLSPAAMRPIRAKMQMIFQDPHNSLNPRRTVGNLIAQPLQVAGYDKAAIAARVAELMGQVGLPPDAASRYPHEFSGGQRQRIGIARALALKPKLVICDEPVSALDVSIRAQVINLLQDLSDKLGVSYLFISHDLTMVQHIANKLIVMYLGRIVETGSAETIWKHPAHPYTQALLAAAPVADPHVMRSRKRFVLQGDLPSPTDLPEGCAFSTRCPFATDRCRQERPILRPLGENRRTACHYDLVDQIESAASASVSSFSRKAEEKYKVGARA; encoded by the coding sequence ATGTCGCTTCTGTCGGTGCGTAGCCTCGTCGTCGACTATAAGACGTCGTCCGGCGTCGTCCACGCGGTGAACGACGTCAGCCTGGACATCGAGCCTGGAGAGACGGTGGGGCTCGTCGGCGAATCCGGCTGTGGCAAATCCACGCTCGGGAAGGCCATCATGCATCTGATCCCGTCCACCGACGGGCAGATCGTGCTGGATGGTCAGAACATAACCAGCCTGTCGCCGGCGGCGATGCGTCCGATCCGCGCGAAGATGCAGATGATCTTCCAGGATCCGCACAATTCGCTCAATCCGCGGCGCACGGTCGGCAATCTGATCGCGCAGCCGTTGCAGGTGGCGGGCTACGACAAGGCCGCGATCGCGGCGCGGGTCGCCGAACTGATGGGCCAGGTCGGTCTGCCGCCGGATGCGGCGTCGCGCTATCCGCACGAATTTTCCGGCGGCCAGCGGCAGCGCATCGGCATCGCCCGGGCGCTCGCGCTGAAGCCCAAGCTGGTGATCTGCGACGAGCCGGTGTCGGCGCTCGACGTTTCGATCCGGGCGCAGGTGATCAACCTGCTGCAGGATCTGTCGGACAAGCTCGGCGTGTCCTATTTGTTCATCTCGCACGACCTGACGATGGTGCAGCACATCGCCAATAAGCTGATCGTGATGTACCTCGGCCGGATCGTCGAGACGGGCTCCGCCGAGACGATCTGGAAGCACCCCGCGCATCCATACACCCAGGCGCTGCTCGCCGCGGCGCCGGTGGCCGACCCGCACGTCATGCGTAGCCGCAAGCGTTTCGTGCTGCAGGGCGATCTGCCCAGCCCGACCGATCTTCCGGAAGGTTGCGCGTTTTCGACGCGTTGTCCGTTCGCGACGGATCGCTGCCGGCAGGAGAGGCCGATCCTCCGGCCGCTCGGCGAAAATCGCAGGACGGCCTGTCACTACGATCTCGTCGATCAGATCGAGAGCGCGGCGAGCGCGTCTGTTTCATCGTTCAGTCGGAAAGCCGAAGAGAAGTACAAGGTAGGAGCACGAGCATGA
- a CDS encoding class I adenylate-forming enzyme family protein, whose translation MSFRWKNLGDLVDRSRDLDRPAIIDLRSPEPMVWTHSEVDRLANGVASYLTGLGLARGTTVAILSLNRAEYIAAYFGIMRAGFVALPVNTKQPAETIDFVLRDSDTRFAFVDTASRQLLPAGFAFLDFDDAGPEGYAARIVPGEFETVEAQPGELGQILYTSGSTGRPKGVELSHDSQLWALAAKGVSADTCDEVYIIAQPLFHMNGLFGAKSIFASNASMVLMPGFDSRRYLQAMADHGVTAVTAVPTMFARLLREPDLLAANDYSRLKRLALASAPITRAMADKIQAAFPHAMLTHGYGTTEAGPSVFGPHPEGKPLPPLTIGYPIDPSMVKLVDGPNDNEGVLLMRNPALMTRYRGMPDKTASVMRDGWYYSGDVMRRDEDGFYYFIGRADDMFVCGGENIYPGDVEKMLETHPAVRQAAVVPLADEERGQMPVAFLVLADGQSATTEDIKAYALRNGPTYQHPRRVSFVADLPWAGTNKIDRAALIREAKELEATNGWSVSSHAEAAA comes from the coding sequence ATGAGCTTCCGATGGAAGAACCTCGGAGATTTGGTGGATCGCTCCCGCGATCTCGATCGTCCCGCGATCATCGATTTGCGGTCCCCGGAGCCGATGGTCTGGACCCATAGCGAGGTCGATCGGCTCGCAAATGGCGTGGCGTCCTATTTGACCGGGCTTGGCTTGGCGCGTGGAACGACGGTCGCCATCCTCTCGCTCAACCGTGCGGAGTACATTGCGGCGTATTTCGGCATCATGCGCGCCGGCTTCGTCGCGCTGCCGGTCAACACCAAGCAGCCGGCCGAAACGATCGATTTCGTGCTGCGCGACTCCGACACCAGGTTTGCCTTCGTCGATACAGCCTCGCGTCAGCTTCTGCCGGCGGGCTTCGCGTTCCTCGACTTCGACGATGCGGGACCCGAAGGTTATGCCGCGCGCATCGTGCCCGGCGAATTCGAAACGGTGGAGGCGCAGCCGGGCGAACTCGGACAGATCCTGTACACCTCCGGCTCCACCGGACGGCCGAAGGGCGTCGAGCTCAGCCACGACAGCCAACTCTGGGCGCTTGCCGCCAAGGGCGTCAGCGCCGACACCTGCGACGAGGTCTACATCATCGCCCAGCCGCTGTTCCACATGAACGGTCTGTTCGGCGCCAAGAGCATCTTCGCCAGCAATGCGAGCATGGTTCTGATGCCGGGCTTCGACAGCCGACGCTATCTGCAGGCCATGGCGGATCATGGCGTCACCGCGGTTACTGCGGTGCCGACAATGTTCGCGCGGCTGCTGCGCGAGCCCGACCTCTTGGCCGCCAACGATTATAGCCGGCTGAAGCGGCTGGCGCTGGCCTCTGCGCCGATCACCAGGGCCATGGCCGACAAGATTCAGGCGGCGTTTCCGCATGCCATGCTGACTCACGGCTACGGCACCACGGAGGCCGGCCCGTCCGTGTTCGGCCCTCATCCGGAGGGCAAGCCGCTGCCGCCGCTCACAATCGGCTATCCGATCGACCCGTCGATGGTGAAGCTGGTCGACGGCCCGAACGACAACGAGGGCGTGCTGCTGATGCGCAATCCGGCGCTGATGACGCGCTATCGCGGCATGCCGGACAAGACCGCCTCGGTGATGCGTGACGGCTGGTACTACAGCGGCGATGTCATGCGTCGCGACGAGGACGGCTTCTATTATTTCATCGGCCGGGCCGACGATATGTTCGTCTGCGGCGGCGAGAACATCTATCCCGGCGACGTCGAGAAGATGCTGGAGACGCATCCGGCAGTGCGCCAGGCCGCGGTCGTTCCTCTCGCCGACGAGGAGCGCGGACAGATGCCGGTGGCTTTCCTCGTGTTGGCCGACGGCCAAAGTGCCACGACCGAAGACATCAAGGCCTACGCGCTGCGCAACGGGCCGACCTATCAGCATCCGCGCCGCGTCAGCTTCGTGGCCGATCTGCCGTGGGCCGGCACCAACAAGATCGATCGCGCGGCGCTGATCCGCGAGGCCAAGGAACTGGAAGCCACCAATGGCTGGTCGGTTTCCTCCCACGCCGAAGCCGCCGCATGA
- a CDS encoding ABC transporter permease, with translation MKDRSAFAEFAVRFARNRGALLGIIILVVVLALALAAPWLIEQSPLRIVSRPEVWPFTNPRFPLGTDSIGRNILAMVAYGARTTLMIGIVAALTATVIGVVIGAAAAWFGGWIDEILTRITELFQTVPNILLIMTVVAILGQTIDNITMAIGVTMWPGIARLTRAEFLTLKNREFVLACRSMGMSNIRIMAGEILPNAIPPVIVLASVIIGSSILFESAISFLGLGDPNVASWGALIGDGRTLIRRSWYICAIPGVAIMLTVLAMNLIGDGLNDALNPKLRDR, from the coding sequence ATGAAAGATCGATCCGCTTTTGCCGAGTTCGCCGTGCGTTTCGCCCGCAACCGCGGCGCGCTGCTCGGAATCATCATCCTCGTCGTGGTGTTGGCGCTCGCTCTCGCCGCGCCCTGGCTGATCGAACAGAGTCCGCTGCGCATCGTTTCGCGGCCGGAGGTATGGCCGTTCACCAATCCGCGCTTCCCGCTCGGAACCGACTCGATTGGCCGCAACATTCTCGCGATGGTGGCCTACGGTGCTCGCACGACGCTGATGATCGGCATCGTCGCGGCCCTGACCGCGACCGTCATCGGCGTCGTCATCGGAGCCGCCGCGGCATGGTTCGGCGGCTGGATCGACGAGATCCTGACCCGGATCACCGAACTGTTTCAAACGGTCCCGAACATCCTGCTGATCATGACCGTCGTCGCGATCCTGGGACAGACCATCGACAACATCACGATGGCGATCGGCGTCACGATGTGGCCCGGCATCGCCCGGCTGACGCGGGCCGAATTCCTGACGCTGAAGAACCGCGAATTCGTGTTGGCGTGCCGTTCGATGGGCATGAGCAACATCAGGATCATGGCGGGCGAAATCCTGCCCAATGCGATCCCGCCGGTTATCGTGCTCGCCTCGGTGATCATCGGCAGCTCGATCCTGTTCGAGAGCGCGATCTCGTTTCTCGGTCTCGGCGATCCCAACGTCGCGAGCTGGGGCGCGCTGATCGGCGATGGCCGCACGCTGATCCGCCGCTCCTGGTACATCTGCGCGATCCCCGGCGTTGCGATCATGCTCACGGTGCTGGCGATGAACCTGATCGGCGATGGTCTGAACGACGCGCTCAATCCCAAGCTGAGGGACCGCTGA
- a CDS encoding ABC transporter ATP-binding protein, with protein MAALLEIRDLEVDLFTRRGVLRAIDRFSLTVEHGETLGLVGESGCGKSMTSLAIMGLLPMPPAKVTGGAILLEGRDLTRLSDTRMQAVRGREIGIIFQDPMSSLNPVYTVGYQLAEVLRRHFKLDRRAAEKRSLELLDRVHIPDARRRLDAYPHELSGGMNQRVVIAMAIACEPKLLIADEPTTALDVTIQAQIIELLKDIQRESRMGMIFITHDLGVIADVADRVTVMYSGKKAEEAPVDALFDDPRHPYTRGLIGATPKPGDERRRRLVEIPGTVPGLSDRPKGCAFANRCPLVFERCHVEHPALIHQGAGHEAACFLATGMEDYHVASVGA; from the coding sequence ATGGCGGCGCTGCTGGAAATTCGCGATCTCGAAGTCGATCTGTTCACGCGGCGCGGCGTGCTGCGTGCGATCGACCGCTTTTCCCTCACCGTCGAACACGGCGAGACGCTCGGTCTGGTCGGCGAGTCCGGCTGCGGCAAATCGATGACGTCGCTGGCGATCATGGGGCTGCTGCCGATGCCGCCCGCAAAAGTCACCGGCGGCGCCATCCTGCTGGAAGGCCGCGATCTCACCAGGTTGAGCGACACCAGGATGCAGGCGGTGCGGGGACGTGAGATCGGGATCATCTTCCAGGACCCGATGAGCTCGCTGAACCCGGTCTACACCGTCGGCTATCAGCTCGCCGAGGTGCTTCGCCGCCACTTCAAGCTGGATCGACGCGCCGCGGAAAAGCGGTCGCTGGAGCTGTTGGACCGGGTGCACATTCCGGACGCGAGGCGTCGCCTCGACGCCTATCCGCACGAATTGTCCGGCGGCATGAACCAGCGCGTCGTCATCGCCATGGCGATCGCGTGCGAGCCGAAGCTGCTGATCGCCGATGAACCGACCACGGCGCTCGACGTCACCATCCAGGCCCAGATCATCGAACTGCTCAAGGACATCCAGCGCGAATCCCGGATGGGGATGATCTTCATCACTCACGATCTCGGGGTGATCGCCGATGTCGCCGACCGCGTCACCGTGATGTATTCGGGCAAGAAGGCCGAGGAGGCGCCGGTCGACGCGCTGTTCGACGATCCGCGCCATCCCTACACGCGAGGTCTGATCGGCGCGACGCCGAAGCCGGGCGACGAACGTCGTCGCCGGCTCGTCGAGATTCCCGGAACCGTGCCGGGATTGTCCGATCGTCCGAAAGGCTGCGCCTTCGCCAACCGCTGTCCGCTGGTTTTCGAGCGTTGCCACGTCGAGCATCCGGCTTTGATCCATCAGGGGGCCGGCCACGAGGCCGCCTGTTTCCTGGCTACCGGAATGGAGGACTACCATGTCGCTTCTGTCGGTGCGTAG